In Nostoc sp. GT001, a genomic segment contains:
- a CDS encoding polysaccharide biosynthesis tyrosine autokinase, translating into MSEKSMESRESIDLDLNRYLLILKRWWVPAFSVFVATVILSAISTKFLKPDYEAEGKLLFRVPSFKVAGNNLSPGSSEGGDSGDLKPLVATQNPISSQIEVIYSPALLQRTIDKLQLKDKEGEPLEVKALQKALNLKIIGGTDVLRISYSSHDPEEAAAVVNTVMRFYLENDILTNRSEAGATRQFMAKQLPTTQAAVNNAEVALRIFKQKHQIADLSEETRSAVATIGNLDNEMNTVKAQLNEVNAQTNELRKKVELNSQEAIAVSALSQSPAVQGILTQLQETDRQLAVERSRFLDDNPIIINLEAKKTNLKSLLQQQVGQTIGNQTQLPQSLLQIGELRQSLIQNFLQSEIQRFGLTQRLSSLYNSRASYEQRVKLIPQLAQNQRELERKVEVAESTYQTLLKKVQELQLVENTNTPSSRIIAQALVPKDPTLTKKIIVLVLGVMFGLFFATTTVLFLAMRDRSLKTLKEIRDVFGYTLLGIVPLSVKKLRSRDSNAESTSQTVAVRDTPHSLTSEMYRMIQANLKFLSSDNLLKTIVITSAIPKEGKSTVSANLAAAIAQLGRKVLLIDADMRVPSQHHLWQLTNEVGLSEVLVGQAEFEIAVSKVMDNLDVLTAGVRPPNPLALLDSKRMASLIENFSSQYKYDFVIIDAPPLLLAADALTLSQMTDGILLVARPGVIDSNSANAAQEILERSSYNVLGLVVNGVIDKNESSSYRYHSHEYFKPRELTKELKGLAKK; encoded by the coding sequence ATGTCAGAAAAATCTATGGAATCTAGAGAATCTATTGATTTAGACCTTAATCGTTACTTATTGATATTGAAACGGTGGTGGGTGCCTGCTTTTAGTGTATTTGTGGCGACAGTTATTTTAAGTGCTATATCTACAAAATTTCTGAAGCCAGACTATGAAGCAGAAGGAAAACTGTTATTCAGAGTTCCCAGTTTTAAAGTAGCAGGCAATAATCTTTCCCCTGGTAGCTCTGAAGGAGGAGACTCAGGAGATTTAAAACCATTGGTAGCAACTCAAAATCCCATAAGCAGTCAGATAGAAGTTATTTATTCGCCAGCTTTGTTGCAACGGACAATAGACAAACTACAACTCAAAGACAAGGAAGGTGAACCTCTGGAGGTGAAAGCACTACAAAAAGCCCTGAACCTAAAAATTATTGGTGGGACAGATGTATTGCGTATTAGTTATAGCAGTCACGATCCTGAAGAAGCAGCGGCAGTAGTCAACACAGTTATGAGGTTTTATTTAGAAAATGATATTCTGACAAATCGCTCTGAAGCAGGAGCGACTCGTCAGTTTATGGCCAAGCAACTTCCTACGACTCAAGCTGCTGTTAATAATGCGGAAGTAGCGCTACGTATATTTAAACAAAAGCATCAGATTGCAGATTTATCCGAGGAGACAAGATCAGCTGTCGCGACTATTGGAAATCTAGACAATGAGATGAATACTGTCAAGGCTCAACTGAATGAGGTAAATGCCCAAACCAATGAACTGCGGAAGAAAGTAGAGCTAAATTCTCAGGAAGCGATCGCTGTGAGTGCCCTCAGTCAGTCACCAGCAGTACAGGGAATTCTTACACAACTCCAAGAGACTGATCGGCAGTTAGCGGTTGAGCGCAGCCGTTTTCTAGATGACAACCCTATAATTATTAACTTAGAAGCAAAAAAAACCAATTTAAAATCTCTCTTGCAACAGCAAGTTGGTCAGACTATTGGCAATCAAACACAACTTCCCCAGAGCCTATTGCAGATTGGAGAACTCAGACAAAGCCTGATACAAAACTTTCTGCAATCAGAAATACAACGTTTTGGCTTAACTCAAAGACTCTCCTCTCTATATAATTCTCGTGCTAGCTATGAACAGCGGGTGAAACTTATACCCCAGTTGGCACAAAACCAGCGTGAGTTAGAACGGAAAGTTGAAGTTGCAGAATCGACCTATCAAACTCTATTGAAAAAGGTTCAAGAATTACAGTTAGTTGAAAATACAAATACACCTAGTTCTCGAATTATTGCTCAGGCTTTAGTGCCCAAAGATCCTACATTAACCAAAAAAATAATTGTTTTGGTGCTAGGAGTAATGTTTGGTTTGTTTTTTGCAACCACAACTGTTCTCTTTCTCGCTATGAGAGATAGATCTCTAAAAACGCTTAAGGAAATTAGAGATGTATTTGGATATACTTTGCTCGGAATTGTTCCTTTGTCTGTCAAAAAGCTGCGTTCCCGTGATTCAAATGCAGAATCAACATCTCAAACAGTTGCCGTCAGGGATACTCCCCACTCTTTAACGAGTGAAATGTATCGGATGATTCAAGCAAATCTGAAATTCTTAAGTTCAGATAATTTGCTCAAAACCATTGTAATAACTAGTGCAATTCCTAAAGAAGGCAAGTCTACAGTTTCAGCGAATTTGGCAGCAGCGATCGCTCAACTAGGACGTAAAGTTTTACTAATTGATGCAGATATGCGAGTTCCTTCTCAGCATCATCTCTGGCAACTAACCAATGAAGTTGGTTTGAGTGAGGTTCTTGTAGGCCAGGCTGAATTTGAAATTGCCGTATCTAAGGTAATGGACAACCTTGATGTTTTAACTGCTGGAGTTAGACCTCCCAACCCACTTGCTTTGCTTGACTCAAAACGGATGGCATCACTCATTGAGAATTTCTCATCTCAGTATAAGTATGACTTTGTAATTATTGATGCCCCTCCACTGCTTTTGGCAGCCGATGCTTTGACTTTAAGCCAAATGACTGATGGTATTTTGTTAGTAGCCCGACCCGGAGTAATTGATTCCAACAGTGCTAATGCTGCTCAAGAGATATTAGAGAGATCCAGTTATAACGTTCTAGGTTTAGTAGTCAATGGAGTCATTGATAAAAATGAATCTAGTAGTTATCGATATCATTCTCACGAATATTTTAAACCAAGAGAGTTGACAAAAGAGCTTAAAGGACTGGCGAAGAAATAA
- a CDS encoding right-handed parallel beta-helix repeat-containing protein — MMIHGFGFLSLSASLVLPWALTGLVQGQRVTESLFKDVPQPSTIQEIPLPSRKLISGISTATTYYVSGNGNDRNSGLSTSSAFRTLQRAANLTNPGDTVLIMNGQYKNGSKRGSVLSIKRSGTANAWIKYKAYPGHLPKIQHNTWNGIVISNGASYIEIDGLEVIGNNANITRDYALSQKYNTSNPLTSGNCISIEGGNKGRSHHINILNNKVHDCGGAGISAIQADYVKVDNNTVYNNAWYTVHGCSGISMLNNWSSDNNQGYKIFVTNNRSYNNRMYVPWIGSGTISDGNGIIVDVSKGYRGRVLVANNLTYNNGGSGIHSHDSQRIDIINNTAYRNQQSPEVKKKGKGEIYAGYSSDVKIFNNIMYPSPGNAANSNMKNVNVNYNYNVYPSNSTIKITGSNDMIGDPQFVNASSRDFRLKSTSPAINSGLKWNSLKTDFLGNPRVSGYAPDRGAYENR; from the coding sequence ATGATGATTCATGGTTTCGGTTTTCTCAGTTTGAGCGCATCTCTTGTACTTCCCTGGGCATTAACAGGTCTGGTTCAAGGACAGAGAGTAACAGAGTCTTTATTTAAAGATGTTCCTCAGCCATCCACTATTCAGGAAATACCACTACCTAGCCGCAAGCTGATCAGTGGTATTTCAACTGCGACAACATACTATGTTAGTGGTAACGGAAACGACAGAAACAGCGGACTCTCTACCTCATCCGCTTTTAGGACACTTCAAAGGGCAGCAAACCTTACTAATCCTGGCGACACGGTACTGATTATGAATGGGCAATACAAGAATGGGTCCAAAAGAGGTTCTGTACTAAGTATTAAACGTTCTGGAACTGCAAATGCATGGATTAAATATAAAGCATATCCTGGGCATTTACCAAAAATTCAGCACAATACATGGAATGGTATTGTGATTTCAAATGGAGCTTCATATATCGAGATTGATGGGCTGGAGGTCATAGGGAACAATGCTAATATCACCCGTGATTATGCATTAAGTCAGAAATATAACACATCAAATCCGCTTACTAGCGGAAATTGCATAAGCATTGAAGGAGGAAACAAAGGCCGTTCTCATCACATCAATATTCTGAACAACAAAGTGCATGATTGTGGAGGAGCAGGTATCTCAGCAATCCAAGCTGATTATGTGAAGGTGGATAATAACACTGTATACAATAACGCTTGGTACACAGTTCATGGTTGCAGTGGCATTTCCATGCTTAATAATTGGAGTTCTGACAACAACCAGGGATACAAGATATTTGTAACCAATAACAGGAGCTACAACAATCGAATGTACGTTCCTTGGATTGGTTCCGGAACGATCTCAGATGGTAATGGCATTATTGTTGATGTTTCAAAAGGATATAGAGGAAGGGTTTTAGTTGCGAACAATCTCACCTACAATAATGGCGGTTCAGGTATTCATTCCCATGATAGTCAGCGTATCGATATTATCAACAACACAGCATATAGGAATCAGCAAAGTCCAGAAGTTAAAAAAAAGGGAAAGGGCGAAATTTATGCGGGTTATTCGTCTGATGTCAAAATTTTCAATAACATTATGTATCCTTCCCCTGGTAATGCTGCGAATAGCAATATGAAAAATGTCAACGTCAATTATAACTACAATGTTTATCCCAGTAATTCGACGATCAAGATTACAGGATCTAACGATATGATTGGAGATCCGCAGTTTGTTAATGCCTCATCTCGTGACTTTAGATTGAAATCAACAAGTCCGGCAATTAATAGTGGTTTAAAGTGGAATAGTTTGAAAACCGATTTTCTAGGCAATCCTCGTGTGTCCGGTTATGCACCCGATAGAGGAGCATACGAAAATCGGTAG
- a CDS encoding SLBB domain-containing protein, with protein MLNKSLSKFLIQPAVGMALLTAVNAAVSSASLAQGQPLPPTTQPPTTQTLLDTNYSLGGGDLIRVNVFEVPEYTGEYQIPPGGAINLPLIGSVSVLGLTTEQASDEIARRYARFLKRPLISVNLLSPRPINIFVAGEVTRPGAYTLSLSGGAGNNPGVQYPTVLAALTTAQGVTLAADVTQVQLRRRIGRSSEQAVTLNLKELIQTGKLSQDITLRDGDTIVVPTATNFNVAESRNIFASNFAASQTTPRTVTIIGEVNRPGSYLVTPANADAQGGTTTNSGTTTPNGLPNVTRVIQLAGGITAQADVRNLKLRRPTRTGSEQSIDINLWQLLQSGDANQDIIVQDGDTIVIPTATEINPAEATQLATTTLSPTRIQVGVVGEVKKPGLTDVQPNSSLNQAILAAGGFNDARASSSAVDLIRLNPNGSVTKRIVKVDFSAGINEQTNPILRNNDVVVVNRSGSAKTGDTVNTITGPLGVIFNLLNLFGL; from the coding sequence ATGCTTAACAAAAGTTTGTCTAAATTCTTAATTCAGCCAGCTGTAGGTATGGCTTTGTTAACTGCTGTCAATGCCGCTGTGTCATCTGCCAGTCTAGCTCAGGGACAACCATTACCCCCAACTACACAACCACCAACCACACAAACACTATTAGATACTAATTATTCATTAGGAGGCGGCGATCTCATTCGTGTAAATGTATTTGAAGTACCTGAATATACAGGTGAATACCAAATTCCCCCTGGTGGAGCAATCAACCTACCTTTAATTGGCAGTGTGTCGGTACTAGGGCTAACAACTGAACAAGCTTCTGACGAAATAGCTAGAAGATATGCTCGCTTCCTCAAACGCCCCTTAATCTCAGTCAATCTGTTATCCCCTCGTCCCATCAATATTTTCGTTGCTGGAGAGGTGACACGTCCTGGGGCTTACACTCTAAGCTTGAGCGGAGGCGCCGGGAATAATCCAGGCGTACAATACCCCACTGTATTAGCTGCATTAACAACAGCGCAGGGAGTGACTTTAGCTGCGGATGTGACTCAAGTTCAATTACGGCGTAGAATAGGACGTTCTTCAGAGCAAGCTGTCACCCTCAATTTGAAAGAACTCATTCAAACAGGGAAGTTATCGCAGGATATTACTTTGCGGGATGGAGACACTATAGTTGTGCCAACAGCAACCAACTTCAACGTGGCAGAATCTCGTAATATATTTGCATCCAACTTTGCCGCCAGTCAAACCACACCCCGCACAGTAACAATTATTGGTGAAGTTAACCGTCCTGGTTCGTATCTTGTCACCCCAGCTAACGCAGATGCACAGGGGGGCACAACCACTAACAGTGGTACTACCACTCCCAATGGTTTACCAAATGTGACACGGGTAATTCAATTAGCTGGCGGAATTACAGCACAAGCTGATGTGCGTAATCTCAAGCTACGCCGACCTACAAGAACTGGCTCAGAACAATCTATAGATATTAATCTTTGGCAACTGTTACAGAGTGGTGATGCCAATCAAGACATCATTGTGCAAGACGGAGATACGATTGTTATTCCGACGGCAACTGAAATTAACCCCGCAGAAGCTACTCAATTAGCTACCACTACTTTGTCTCCTACACGAATTCAGGTTGGTGTGGTAGGCGAAGTTAAAAAACCGGGTCTAACAGACGTTCAGCCAAATAGCTCTTTAAATCAAGCTATACTCGCCGCTGGCGGATTTAATGATGCCAGAGCTAGTAGTAGTGCTGTTGATTTGATTCGCCTGAACCCTAATGGTTCTGTCACTAAACGTATAGTAAAAGTGGATTTCTCCGCTGGGATTAATGAGCAAACTAATCCTATACTCCGCAATAATGACGTTGTAGTTGTCAACCGATCTGGTTCAGCTAAGACTGGCGATACCGTCAACACTATAACTGGACCTCTAGGTGTTATCTTTAATCTTTTGAACTTATTCGGACTCTAG
- a CDS encoding ABC transporter ATP-binding protein → MKSVADDPNSQLNTTDTPPVVLTSELRKVYRTGFWLNQKVVSLKNCSLTVYKGETFGLLGPNGAGKTTLLKLLLGIIHPTSGRGSLLGKPIGDRNVKQHIGYLPENPYLYDYLTGWEFLQLAAGLFQIPQSVQRQRIPQLLELVGLSQADARKKLLRRYSKGMLQRVGMAQALINEPDLVFLDEPMSGLDPVGRYQMREIILALKAAGKTIFFNSHILSEVEQICDRIAILAQGELICSGSLNELLGGRNTYQVKGQGGDWEILKKWIPTLIFEPDGSWHGTLQDDYYDFLASLRLMEGKIIAMNLSRHSLEEFFIQQIQRKNNLLN, encoded by the coding sequence ATGAAGTCTGTTGCAGATGACCCTAATTCTCAACTTAATACGACAGACACTCCGCCAGTAGTTCTAACTTCTGAGTTGCGAAAAGTCTATCGCACCGGTTTTTGGCTAAATCAAAAAGTCGTATCTCTCAAAAACTGTTCTTTAACGGTTTACAAAGGCGAAACCTTTGGGTTGCTGGGGCCAAACGGTGCTGGCAAAACCACCCTTTTAAAATTATTGCTGGGAATTATTCATCCCACCTCTGGACGAGGATCGTTGTTGGGTAAACCCATAGGCGATCGCAATGTTAAGCAACATATCGGCTATCTACCAGAAAATCCCTATCTCTATGACTATCTCACTGGCTGGGAATTTTTGCAGCTAGCCGCTGGACTATTCCAAATTCCCCAGAGTGTCCAACGCCAACGCATTCCCCAACTGCTGGAATTAGTCGGTTTATCCCAAGCCGATGCCCGTAAAAAACTGCTGCGCCGCTATTCCAAAGGAATGCTACAGCGTGTTGGGATGGCACAGGCACTAATTAACGAGCCAGATTTAGTTTTTCTGGATGAGCCAATGTCTGGGCTTGATCCGGTGGGACGCTACCAAATGCGGGAAATTATTCTGGCGCTCAAAGCCGCTGGGAAGACGATTTTTTTTAATAGTCACATTCTGAGTGAAGTAGAACAGATTTGCGATCGCATTGCCATCCTCGCTCAAGGTGAACTAATTTGCTCTGGTTCGCTCAATGAACTCTTAGGCGGTAGGAACACATATCAAGTAAAAGGTCAAGGTGGTGACTGGGAAATTCTCAAAAAATGGATACCCACCCTCATATTTGAGCCTGATGGTTCCTGGCACGGTACACTACAAGATGATTACTATGATTTTCTTGCCAGTCTTCGTCTCATGGAAGGTAAAATTATCGCCATGAACTTATCACGTCACTCCCTAGAAGAATTTTTTATTCAACAAATCCAAAGAAAAAACAACTTATTAAATTAG
- the hisB gene encoding imidazoleglycerol-phosphate dehydratase HisB yields MQTTNRQVNSNYDRSTQTPRIATVHRTTGETNVQVTINLDGRGTCTAATGIPFLDHMLHQIASHGLIDIDVQAKGDWEIDDHHTNEDVGITLGQAFNQALGDRKGIVRFGNFLAPLDEALVQVALDFSGRPHLSYGLQIPTQRVGTYDTQLVREFFVALVNHSQMTLHIRQLDGINSHHIIEATFKAFARATRQAVEIDPRRAGLIPSSKGVL; encoded by the coding sequence ATGCAAACAACCAATCGCCAAGTTAATTCAAACTACGATCGCTCAACCCAAACCCCTCGCATTGCCACTGTTCACCGCACCACTGGTGAAACTAATGTGCAAGTCACCATCAACCTGGATGGTAGAGGAACTTGTACAGCAGCAACAGGTATTCCGTTTTTGGATCATATGTTGCATCAAATTGCCTCCCACGGGCTGATTGATATAGATGTTCAAGCCAAGGGAGACTGGGAAATTGACGATCATCACACCAACGAAGATGTAGGCATTACTTTAGGGCAAGCTTTTAACCAAGCACTAGGCGACAGAAAAGGTATTGTCCGCTTTGGTAATTTTCTTGCACCGCTGGATGAAGCCTTAGTTCAGGTAGCGCTAGACTTTTCTGGACGGCCTCACCTCAGCTACGGCTTGCAAATTCCTACTCAGCGGGTAGGAACCTATGACACTCAACTGGTGCGAGAATTTTTTGTGGCACTGGTAAACCATAGCCAGATGACACTGCACATTCGGCAACTGGATGGCATTAATTCCCATCACATCATTGAAGCGACATTTAAAGCTTTTGCAAGAGCAACACGCCAGGCGGTGGAAATTGATCCCCGACGTGCTGGCTTAATTCCCAGTTCTAAGGGAGTTCTATGA
- the fabI gene encoding enoyl-ACP reductase FabI, which produces MLNLTGKNALVTGIANNRSIAWGIAQQLHKAGANLGITYLPDERGKMEKKVAELVEPLNPSLFLPCNVQDEDQIKSTFETIREQWGKLDILIHCLAFASKDDLSGDFSQTSRSGFNTALEISTYSLVQLSGAAKPLMTEGGSIVTLTYLGGVRAIPNYNVMGVAKAGLEMSVRYLAAELGPQNIRVNAISAGPIRTLASSAVGGILDMIHHVEEVAPLRRTVTQLEVGNAAAFLCSDLSSGITGQILYVDAGYEIMGM; this is translated from the coding sequence ATGCTAAATCTGACTGGAAAAAATGCCCTTGTTACAGGTATTGCCAATAACCGCTCGATCGCCTGGGGCATCGCCCAACAACTGCACAAAGCTGGAGCAAACCTGGGCATTACCTACCTGCCGGATGAACGCGGCAAGATGGAGAAAAAAGTTGCGGAGTTGGTAGAACCTCTCAACCCCAGCTTGTTTCTTCCCTGTAATGTCCAAGATGAAGACCAAATTAAATCTACCTTTGAGACAATCCGCGAACAGTGGGGAAAGCTAGATATCCTCATCCATTGTCTAGCCTTTGCTAGCAAAGACGATTTAAGTGGAGATTTTAGCCAAACCTCTCGTTCTGGGTTCAACACCGCTTTAGAAATTAGTACCTACTCGCTGGTGCAGTTAAGTGGTGCAGCCAAACCTTTGATGACAGAGGGAGGTAGTATCGTCACCTTGACATATTTAGGCGGTGTCAGAGCAATCCCAAACTACAATGTTATGGGAGTTGCCAAAGCAGGGTTAGAAATGAGTGTGCGTTACCTAGCTGCTGAACTAGGGCCGCAAAATATTCGCGTGAATGCCATCTCCGCAGGCCCCATCCGTACCTTGGCATCTTCAGCAGTGGGTGGGATTTTAGATATGATTCATCATGTAGAAGAAGTAGCTCCCCTACGACGCACCGTCACTCAGTTAGAAGTGGGCAACGCTGCGGCTTTCTTGTGTAGTGATTTGTCCAGTGGAATTACCGGACAAATTCTCTATGTAGATGCAGGATATGAAATTATGGGAATGTGA
- the ntcA gene encoding global nitrogen regulator NtcA — MIVTQDKALANVFRQMATGAFPPVVETFERNKTIFFPGDPAERVYFLLKGAVKLSRVYEAGEEITVALLRENSVFGVLSLLTGNKSDRFYHAVAFTPAELLSAPIEQVEQALKENPELSMLMLRGLSSRILQTEMMIETLAHRDMGSRLVSFLLILCRDFGVPCADGITIDLKLSHQAIAEAIGSTRVTVTRLLGDLREKKMISIHKKKITVHKPVTLSRQFT; from the coding sequence ATGATCGTGACACAAGATAAAGCCCTAGCAAATGTATTTCGTCAGATGGCGACCGGGGCGTTTCCGCCAGTTGTGGAAACGTTTGAACGCAATAAAACGATCTTTTTTCCTGGCGATCCTGCCGAACGAGTTTATTTTCTTTTGAAAGGTGCTGTTAAACTTTCCAGGGTGTACGAGGCAGGAGAGGAAATAACGGTAGCGTTGCTGCGGGAAAATAGTGTTTTTGGTGTATTGTCATTGCTGACAGGAAATAAGTCGGATCGGTTTTACCATGCGGTTGCATTTACGCCTGCGGAATTACTGTCAGCACCAATTGAACAAGTGGAACAAGCACTCAAGGAAAATCCAGAATTATCAATGTTAATGCTGCGAGGTCTGTCTTCGCGCATTTTACAAACAGAGATGATGATTGAAACTCTTGCCCACCGAGATATGGGTTCTAGGTTGGTGAGTTTTTTGTTAATTCTTTGTCGGGATTTTGGCGTTCCTTGTGCAGATGGGATCACTATTGATTTGAAATTATCTCATCAAGCGATCGCAGAGGCAATTGGTTCAACTCGTGTTACCGTTACTAGGCTATTGGGAGATTTGCGTGAGAAAAAGATGATTTCTATCCACAAAAAGAAGATTACTGTGCATAAACCTGTTACCTTAAGTAGACAGTTCACATAA